In Quercus robur chromosome 11, dhQueRobu3.1, whole genome shotgun sequence, the sequence TGCATTTTATTTCTGCTTTCGGAATGATGTTTAGTAATTAATTTTGTGCTTAAAACGAGTTTTAATGCATGAATATATCTTTTGACAGAGAATGAAATTTATTCTAGCAAGATTTATCAAAGAAAGGTACGAGTGGATTTGTGTAATGAAAAGGACTAACAACTAAATTTTGATAGGACCTTAATGAAGTTAAAGAGTTTATCCCAATTTTATTTGAGCCCAAATGAAGTAAGGAATTAAAGGAAATTcgcataaaaattaaaaatacaaatacaatttgCTTTAGGATTTTAGACTACATAACCTTATCGATTTTGGCATAACCTTTGGCTCAGATACCTAGTTGAGGTGATTGAAGTTGGATGAGAAAGATAGTTTAAAGGGCTACAAATTTGTATTTCATAAAGATCTCCAAATTCCAATGTTTAAGGGGTCAAAGAAGAGCTTTAAttccttttcaattttggtaCTATGCTTtcttcacttcttcttttttaatgaatgtcTTACTCGTTGCCAACTTTGGGTGCGTTTGATTGGGGAGAAAATTTGAGTGATTTgtgaagagaagagaaaataagataataaaaaaatggttggGATGTCTTTTTTGAAGGTGGGATAATAGGAGAGAGAATGGTAGTGATTTTGTGAATAAAGTATTCTCCCCAAATTAGGGAGAAACGAGCTTAAGATGGGAAATTACTAATTTTCACCTCTCCCCCACTTCACATtagtttatgtttttctttttgtaaaagacattttttttataaactattaatttttttttttaatttaataggAGCATGGtagtaaatttataaaaacctaattttttatcctctcatttttttttttcatgcaaataaaagaattttaaacTCTTCTACTTTTCCATTCCCCCCAATCAAATACACATAACagaaaactaaaatatatattttatatctcccATTATTCTATCctcacaattttctattttcctacTTTTTCAATTACTAGCCAAACACGCACTTATTCACATTTCCTCTGGTAAAAAATTCGCTTTGTCATCTCCCCCCAATTATTTCTCCATTAAAGCCTTTGGCTGTTCTTATTGCTCTTTACTATGTCCCTATTCAGAGACTATGTTTGATCATTGAACCAACGTGTATTCCTTGATTATGCCACTTTTATTCTAAAGGTTATTATTGTCTTGATCATCTTCCAATTGTCTTTACACCTCATGGCGTATCATCTTTGATAAGAAATCTTTTCatttcctctcttcttctctctcatcctcttcttctttgttctagATTCCACTTCATCAAAGTATTTGGTTATCTCActatagaaaggaaattttttgacCAATCACAAATATCCACATCATACTATTAAGTTTGTACTCATGCTACTTAATAGATCCCAGTCCCACTGACCACTGTTATTATTCGGAGAGCAGTATATTTTTTCCAAGtgttattgaataaaattacaaagaatATTTAAGAGCTaatgttaataatttaattcaaaACAAAGACATGCAGTTAAATCAAATATTGCCAtgtgttatttaaaattaagaCACTTTGGCTAATCAAATGAGGTCATGTATCCCTTAGAGACCATGATTGAAAGTTCCTCCATTTAAATTAtaacatgtgtcaccaatcatgTGTTGTTAAACATCCTTAAGACTCCTATAAATAAAAGCTCTCATTAGTCTTGTAGAAGGACACATTCAAAAGTCTCAAAGCTTTGTTGGAATCAAGCTCCAAAGTGTCCAAAAACTTTAATTGTCAAAATTCTGTCGGATTCAAGCTCAAAAGCATCAACGAACTTTTACATCAAATCTTTGAATAGGATGAACATTCATCTTTCAGAGCTTTAAATTTCTACTAGAATCAAGCTCTAAACCctccaaaaacttaaaaaattttgaccTTTAATTCAATATCAGATCAAGCTCTAAACCCTGAAGAAGTTCTACATCAAGATCTTCAAATATAATGAACATTCCTTCAAAATCTTAGAGCTCTATTGGTGTCAAGCTCTAAGGTCCCCATAACTCCAAGGACTCTAATCTATTGAAGATTCATCAAATTCAAGCTTTAGAATCTCGAAAAACTTTTGCCACAAATCTTCAAAGACAAAGAACACACAAATGACATTCAAAGAATAAATGAAGAACGAGAAGTATCTAACAAACACACAACCAGAGATTCATCACAATTCCATTACAAATATCTTTCAATCCATCTTCCAACAAAGTGGAGGATATTTTGTATTTGAATCAAGACTATAATAGCACTACTCTTGACTTTTCCAAGATTGAATAAGATGATTATTATATTGTAATAGAATATAAATAGAGAATTATACCCActatttatcaataaaaatttacatttgtgaaatattttcaattgtttgatttccaaatttaaaattttgtgtttacatTATTAGGGTTGTCCAAGGGATTTGATTAACTGACCGACACAAATGACCCGACCAAATCCAATTCGATCCGATGGCTGTGGTGGTCGGCGATGGCATAATTCGATTTTAACAGGTTGAGTTTGATTTCTCTCCTCTAACACTCGAACAAATTGAAAACCCAACCAAACTTTGGTGAAATCTCTGCTAGATCTAGTGAGATCTCACCAAATTTGGTGAATTTTCCACTAGATCTTGCAAGTTTCGGCTGATCTATCAATAGATCTTGTTAGATTTGATGAGATTTCCACCTAATCTGACAATATCTCATCGAATCTTTGCTGTTTTCCATCAAAATCGAGATTGTCGTCGCTTCCGTCGATTTTGATAGAAACTGATCCGAACCGTGGAACAACGAACTTGATTTGGCCTATTGAAGTTATCGGTTGGCGGCAAGTCTTCCATTCTACCACATGCTGGAATCAGGTTGAATCTAGCTAGAGCCCAAACCCAACTTGGATCGACATGTGGACAGTCCTAGTTTACACTCACCTTTCTTGTCATTACTGGTGGAGCCAGGGGCAGGCGAATGGGATTAATTGCCCTGCCTTTGAGCTTccaatatttcttttatttattatttataatagtACTAGTTTCTTGTCATCACCTTTCGCATGCTTTtattatatctttcatgcttgcaaaatttaagaagatcaaaaatcaagtgctatgtcatcaaataaatgttaaaattttaagtttttgaaagctaaaattgtgtataaaaaataagtttattgatcgaatagtaaataacatccgatttaaactaaatttgatatgcatgttaaaaacataagaaatatgaaattcaacggttagatttttaaaatttacaccCAAAAAAGAGATATGATAAGTTTGAAGAATTTCTCTCAAAATTACTGAAAACTACTTTAGAGAGTAACTTTGTTCAAACCGTGGCTAGTGCTTGTCATTGTTGGTCCTTATCCATTTATTTCTTGGGCTATTATTGCATAATCTTGGactatgctctctctctctctctcacacatagGGGCCATTGGGCCCACCCCTCTATGAGAGGGAGGGAGCATGGTCCTGGACTATGTAATAATTTTCCCTATTTCTTTGACTCCTGCAACTACCTACCTTAATGTCCCATCCTCTCCTCATTCTACCTCTCCCCTTTCAACTCTTCCTCCTTCTTCATCTGGTCCTCCCTTCTTGTTTTCCCCTACTAACATTGTAACACACATCTATGCAAACTCATTCTAAGTatgaaatttccaaaaataagtGATGCTATCATGCTACGTGGTTACTACCACCATTGAATTTACTTCTTTTAGTGTTGCTTCCAAGCTTGATGTTTGGCATGCTGCCATCGCCATGGCCCGTGCTTGAAGAATTTTCTGCCTTGCAAAATCAGGGCATGTCATGTGGACCTGGGTTCCTGCACACTCTTAACAGGAATGTAGTTTGTTGCCGTCGGGATTATAAAATTAAGCGTCCCCCTGAAGGTTCCATTGCCCGCATAAGTCCAAGCTCTTTGCTATTGGATATCATCAGCAACAAGGCTTTGTGGAAACTTTCAGTTATCAATACTGCTACAGTTTGCATTGTTCTCTCTCTGGACGTTATTAATGGATTCCTCAAAGAGGAGACGTACAAGCCTCAACCACGTAGTTTTGTAGGTACTGCATTTCTTGATCATGTTTGCACGTTACACAAATCGAACTATGGGCTTAAACAGGCTCCACAAGCTTGGTTTGATTGTTTTGCCTCTCATTTAAAGACTCTTggatttcaagttttcaaccaTCTCATGCTGATTCCTCAATGTTCATAATTAGTTATGGTCCTTCACTTACATTTTAATTGCTCTAAGtgaatgacatcatttttacaGGCTCCGATCCATCATTCATCTCTATTTTAATTACTCAACTTGGTTTTGCATTCAAGCTTAAACTTAGCTTCGTTTGAGTAATTTTTTGGGGCTCTAGATTCACTACACTTTTGTGTATTTCAGCCTCCAAAAATGTGAGATGGACTGAGGCCAGACAGAGGTTAGCATTAGTCTTAAAACCCAAACGCATGGGTATCCCTAAATAGAATAGTGGAATGCTTTGTGCAATCTAAGACTAGGAGTATTAAGTGAACATAGTTAAATTCATCACCTTTATGACATATGGATGCATTCAAGGATTTTGGATTTAAGAAACATAGCATGTCTTCTGTACCTGTcctcttttaataaattttttagtcTTTTCTGAGATTGTCAATGGGGAAATGCTCTTGAGCTCtataaattttgattctttaaaGAGCGAGTAACTAAGCCTGAGAGCAAATTAGCCTTTACGGTTCCCCAAAAAGACTATGGAAATGCGATAATAACTCACCAGATTTGGAGATAAGCACCCAAAATATTATCTTGATAATGGTCCAGACTTCATTGGAATACAGTGTACACCAAcatggagaaagaaaaatatacaacaacaatttttatcattaagCTATGACATCCACTtcataaaatttcaacttatgatatCAACTCCATAATGATGATTGCCTTTTATCACTAAGCCAAgacattaattgattttttgtataggTGACATTTCCTCTGGTTATCACTGAAGAGCACCCCACACTCAAACACACAATAAAAAAGCATTTATGAGCTGAGTTGAAGAAACCTTAGTGCCATAGGATGCTTGGCTTCTGAGAGTTTATCAGGTCTTAACACTTCAACAATTTCACCTTTCACAAGGAGACACACAATATCAGCAATCCTCTGGATTTGTTTGATGCTGTGAGAGACCATTATAATAGTCATTCCCTGTTTCTTCTTTAGGTTCACTAGGACATCCTCTATGTTTTCCGTTGATATTGGATCCAAGGCACTTGTAGGCTCATCAAGCAGCAGAACCTGTGAGACAGAACATGATCAAATCTAGCAACATATGTCCATTTGAGTCAGCTGCATGAAAACATACCAATGAtaataaaaattgcattttgaaaatatgatttttaagAAACACGAATGCTTGGTAAAATCTATGAAAAGTTCTGCTGTCATAAAAAATTGCAGTACAAAAACTCAGTtcttttaacaattaaaaaaaagaaaaagcttacTTTCAAATTGGTTTAAAGAGAAATTTCTCCAATCTGGTATGCGGAGATTGATAAAAATTCCTCTAATTGGGAAACACACTATTTCCCTAGTTTCAAAATcgcaattataattttttttttttttaataaaaaattttatattttcatttaaaattgctATTTTCCTTCATGAAATCGCAATACCAATTATTGGGCAAGTGTTTTCTACATTTCAAAGTGCCATTAGACTACCACATAATGATAAGATATCATGCTAGTAATATTTAACAATGCTGATTGCAAATCATCCAAGATCATGTGTAAAGGGTTACCTCTGGTTCATTAGCTAAGGTCCTAGCAAGAGCAACCCTTTGAGCTTGACCAACAGATAGTTCACCACCAGTCTTACTGTAAAAAGAGGAATCAAGGTCTGCAAGTTTGAGCAAGCTGTAAACCTCCTCATCACTTAGCTTCTGCCCTCTCAATTGCGGTCCATATCGTATGTTGTCTGCTACTGTGCCTAAGAAGATGATATCCAATTATCCCTGGTAAGGCCGTGCATATATTGATACGAAAATGGAAACATACTCTTCataggaggaagaagaagaagaagaagaacaagaacaagaaattGAACAATAATGTAATGGTTCTACCATGGGTTAAAGTAGGTGTCACCTAAATCTTGTAATTGAAAACAGAATGAATAACAAGCACTaagaacaaaaactaaaaataaacaaaattgcaGCTAATTGGCTTTAACAAAACTTAACCCAGTTCTGTTCCATAAATTGAGATAAGCCTGGATTCAGCTCAGACtttgataattaatttattattattatttttaaatcagaATCATTAGACTTTTGCAATCCTTAGCATCATGGGAGCAAGTAGCATCAATGTGGGTCACCCCACTAgaaatttttgttcattattttgaCTGCATAAGATACAGTTTGATCAACAAAGAATTTTGCTACTTTCATTATTGCTAGTAATTGTTACAAATAGAATTTTGCTACTTTAATTAATGCTACAAAGCTGGTAAGATAAGTTCCACTGAtaaagattttgtttttattttttaattgattaaacAGCCTGGGTGAcaccaaacttaaaaaaaaaaataaataaataaataaattaatgtatatatattttgagaatcaACTAATTAATATAGTATAGAGCAATCATTAGAGTCGTGGctgtcaaaaaataaaaataataataatgctatATACATAACTTTTTGtctaaattacaaattgcatTTCTAACTTTGcataaaattcaattcaattatcTAACTCTACTTTCATTCAATTCAATCCtataactttcaagtttattcaattcagTCTTCTCGTTAGTCTccgtaaaataaaaattttgttaaagacCCGGGGTAATTTGCAGTTTTTAAGCCAGCAGCCCGCTATTCCTGACCAGAGGACCAGGCTCGGTTCTCTTACCAACTCCATAAGGGGAAGACGTGAGAATGTTGCGTAAGTGAATCGTGGAGAAATCGAATGTAGGCGTAGAAGCTGGGCCAAGCGGTAGCGAAGTGGGTCTGGTGAAGTTTAGGGAATTGGCATCATAGGTGGTACCTCAATGAACTCATGTGGACACTCCTCAGCCGATGGTAACCAAGATCCataatatgaaaacaaaaatgagaatGAGAGTCCGAAGGAGAATCATAGGTAAGGCAAAGCGCTTTCTTTTAAGAATGCATCTGGTTCCATCTTTTTTTCGTTGATCTCAGCAGGACTCATTACTTCGGTGCCACCTAAGGCTCCGCCAAGTCCATTACGACTTATTTCCCCAGATTCTCCGCTTGAATGGACATTTGAATTCGATCCACAACAAGAAACATTCAAAATCAAAGTGGATAAGGCTGTTGTCACTCCTAAAAAAGCTACAATCTTTTCTAAAATGAAGAAGATGCTTCTAGCATTTCTTTTGAGATCAGCTTCGGGCGGCAGGCAACAGAGTCCACCGATAGGCGCAAGCAAAGCGCTCGAGTTAGGTACAAAGACTTATAGGGCGGTATTGGTTGATGGACCCGAATGGGAGTCAAACAAGACACTTCTTTCGTTGCTGTAATTGGAGCCGCTGGTCGAGAAGCCAAGACTTGATGACTTTTGATGCCTGTCTAATCGAAATAACAACCTGTTCGTAGAGCTCACTTTTGAGGACTCCCATCCGATCGGTCGTCTTTCGCCATATGTACTGAAATTGTTCGGGAGACATGGTCCAAGCCCGGCGAAGAAATGCAAATTTCAAAGATTCTGCTCGTGAGCGTAATGGTATAAGCCTGCCTGACTGTGAGACCATAACGTAAGTAACCTAGGGTTCCCCTTCCTCTGGAAAAACTAGCAAATAGCATTTCTGGGGCTACCCATCATATGACGAGCAATCTGGGTACAGCACTACAGCCGAATACGCTAATACGGACCCAAGGAGAATTGCCGCTCAGGTCAGTGAGGACTCACTCACTCACGAATCCTGAATATCTAACAGAGCAGAACCTCTTCTTGCGATGTGGAGACTGAGCAACATGTTCCAGGCAGCCCAGCTTCTTAAGTTAAGGTGCTTCCAACTGTTTGAAGGTGATTGGATGGGTTGGCTCCTCGCAGTTCTCCCTTTAACACCAACGGTGGATAGGAACCGAACTCTGTGCTTGCCGGTATCTTTCGTTCTTCCGGCCAGGACCAATTCCGCCTAAGGCCATATCCTTGAAGGAATAGTCACCCAAAACCTAGAGAAAGGAAAATCAGGAGGTATTTGGCCCCCAAAAGGGATTTGGGTTTTAGATCCTTGGGAAATCGCGCAAGCGAAGCCGGGAAACGGACCGCAATGCAACGACTAGGACTCGTGTCGGAGAAGTTTTGAGCGTGAGCTACCACTCATGCAGCGGGGGCCAGAGCAAGTTGGGTTGGGGTATAGAGCCGTAAGCGCGGTGGGGGGTGACAGAGGACGATCATTACGAGCCCTCTCCTCGGGGGAGGGATTTTTATAGATAGAGAGGTGAGTCGAGGGTAGCTCTTGACTTCTCCATACTCACTCCCGAGGATTTAAAAGTGAGCTAAAGCGGTTATCAGGTTAAAGACTCAATCTTATTGTTAGGAAGTAGCTGCAAGAAGTAGAGTGCTAATAATAGGGATCAAAACCTCACTGTCCTTATGTATGTGAGCTActccaaaacaaaacccaaaataacaTTGTTTTGGGACACAACCCATCTAATAGAAGTGGATGGGAGGCCTAAATTGAAAATACTTGAAAATTAAGAGGGATGTGGGCTGAATAAACGAAAGTGAAGTTAAGGgattaaattgaatttaaaaaaaaatttatagggggtattttataaatttagccTGATTTTGGAGAGAACAAAGAGTAAAGGAGAGACAACAAACATCACTTTAATTTCATCGCTTACAACTTGGTACAGCAAGACGCAAAAGAAAGTGTCCATGGACTTATTCTAAacaccacaaaacaaaacaaaaaaaaaaaaaacaaaaaaaaaaggaaaagaaaaaaaaagggacaaaaaTACCTTGTATGTCCTCATATTTTGATCATgttttcaatttagtccttaagtttttataactttattttagtcctatttttaaactttctgtcatttttatttctaatgtcctttcaccaaaaaaaaaaaaaaaacttatatgatTAATGGACTACACTACTATCTTAAAATTGCATTTTCTGTAAGTGAGATAATGATAAAGACCAAAATGACAAcaagtttaaaaatataaaaattaaaatgaaattataaaagcTTGaggatcaaattaaaaataaaaccaaaatataggaacaaaaaaaagtatttttgcctaagaaaaaaaaaaaccataaaaatgaAAGTATCATAGtaattcaactaaaaaaaagaaaagtaaaggctaaaatattatttctatcc encodes:
- the LOC126707730 gene encoding ABC transporter I family member 17 isoform X2, which codes for MSVALTTPSISTEAHEHLLVVDVEDPSPDQEETQRPLTKFGIRDLRKESDGGDPILNGISVEIPKGVIVGIIGPSGSGKSTMLRALNRLWEPPLGTVFLDGRDICDLDVLTLRRKVGMLFQLPALFEGTVADNIRYGPQLRGQKLSDEEVYSLLKLADLDSSFYSKTGGELSVGQAQRVALARTLANEPEVLLLDEPTSALDPISTENIEDVLVNLKKKQGMTIIMVSHSIKQIQRIADIVCLLVKGEIVEVLRPDKLSEAKHPMALRFLQLSS
- the LOC126707730 gene encoding ABC transporter I family member 17 isoform X3, encoding MKGTEAHEHLLVVDVEDPSPDQEETQRPLTKFGIRDLRKESDGGDPILNGISVEIPKGVIVGIIGPSGSGKSTMLRALNRLWEPPLGTVFLDGRDICDLDVLTLRRKVGMLFQLPALFEGTVADNIRYGPQLRGQKLSDEEVYSLLKLADLDSSFYSKTGGELSVGQAQRVALARTLANEPEVLLLDEPTSALDPISTENIEDVLVNLKKKQGMTIIMVSHSIKQIQRIADIVCLLVKGEIVEVLRPDKLSEAKHPMALRFLQLSS